TCACAGTTCAACTCAAAGTATACGCGCACTTACGACTTCCATCTGGACTCGAGAAACAAGACGCAAGTTGAGATGATGTTTCAGGAGTCCAGCTTCTCGATGGGCCACTCCGATGATATGGAGGTGGAAGCTTTGGAAATACCGTACCATGGCAGCAAGACATCGATGGTGCTGCTTCTTCCCAGAGACATCGAGGGGTTGTCCAAATTAGAGGAGCGCTTGACCGCTCTAGCACTTTCGAAGATGTTGGAGAACATGCGCCGGTGTTCCGACGTCAAGCTCTACTTGCCGAAATTCAAGCTTGAACAAGCTGTAAGCCTGAAGGCCAAGTTACAAGTAATGGGGATCAACGACTTCTTCGGACCTGCAGTCGACCTTTCTGCCATAAGCGACGCGGGGAAGCTAGTCGCTATCGATGTGATCCACAAGGCCTTTGTGGAAGTCAACGAAGAAGGCACTGAGGCTGCAGCCGCTACCGCGGCAGATATTGTGCGCTGTAGCTTGACGATACCCACAGAGGAGCGTAAATTTGTGGTGGACCGACCTTTCATGTTTCTTATCCGAAGCCATGACCCCGAGGTTGTCCTTTTCATTGGCTCCGTTCACCGTTTGTGAACAGAAAGGGATGTGCAGAAATGTGCGATGTAGCAGTATTGATATTTGCTGTGCAAAATAGGCGCGCACATTATGTGGTTTAATCTAGGTTATATTTGCTACAACTATTGATATTAAAAAAATAGAATGTAATAATGAGTGTTAATCATTGTGCGTCTCAGTATACAGTCCTCACGTCTGGTTGAAAGAACGTCAGTGTTGAATGGTGAATGTCTTGGTCACAAGCAACGTGGCTAACGAAATGTTTTAGTTCGCTCACTAAATGTCAGATCCCATTTCAGTGAGATATCTGTTAGGAAAATTAGAATGTGTATTCAGGTGCTGCGCAAGACACGGGTAATGAACGCTAGTCAAGCAGCATGATACGCGTCCCCtttcaactttattttttcagaagCACGGATACTGCCTGTAACCTTTATATAAGTAAGGCATTCATGTATTGATGATCATTGCAGAAGAAACAGCGATAGGTGAAGGATGGTCAATGCACCCTGCACTGACCGCCAAGAAAGGGCTAtgataaatatatatacacaaacatTATATATGTAGTGTTTATGCATTGGAACTAACCTTGAGAattttagccagcgccaccgctcacgccataggcggcggatgtggaacacctTTTTACCGCAGCCATCACGTCTACTTagctttttgggtgaaggcaactagtcgataaacccacacatgctacgtGAAGGCCGACAGTGATTGAGCCACACTGAGGGCCCCTGGTTTTCCTCCGATCGTCATAAAACATGAAAATTGGACGTTGGTCGCTAATGTGCGATACTAATGTGTCAACTTTAGATATCACAATTTCCCAACTTGCAATTAGCAcatctatagtcgggtacaacttttgAAGACATGAGTGGCCCCGCCTAGATGACCGAAACGTGAttgccgattgcctccgcgactaaagaaatagtcccgctCAAATATTTTCCCCTCTCAAACGCGTGATTCTCGGTATAGGTGAAACTTTTGTATGTTGATGACtggtttggtagagctctcgTCATTGGAACGCTACAGTACATGCCCGATCGCGGAAGAAGAATAACCCCGTACATCCTACCATGCGGCGCGCCGTCTGGTCTTTAGCTTCGTTACAAGGGACAAAAGTGCAAAAGCAAccctgcatggcttttgcgctggcGTGCACGGAAAATTTACCACTCATTTGCCGAGCTTAAAATGATTCGGTTGTTATTTAACAAGCACCTAAAAAGAACAATGCCTTTATCGAAACCAATACAAACCTGGTGCGAGAAGACGATAGAGGCcggaaaggtacaaaaatgcttcattaaTCGCTTTAAATATTTACTCTTTGTTTTAGATTGCGTAAGATTTGTATTGTTTGGGTGTTGTGCTTTCACAAACTTGTTTTCAAGAATGTGATGGGTTCGTGATTGTATTGcccttagtgttacactgacgaacataatGGACAAGACGGGGACGTGCGTAGAGCTACGTACGTCCGCCTATTGTCCCTTATGGTCGTAAGTGTCACACGTAGCGCAATAAAATCATGAgcgtgcaccaactagccccgttcattgctctATTAAATGtgatatgttgtttttcgtgcccttttacgtttttcttttttttgcaagtcTGCAATCTCGGCGGTTCACACACTACATTCCGTGCGAATTTTCCGCCGTTGAGGCCAGTGAGCTGACATCCGAACGCGATCCTCTGTTGCCGAAGGAGCCTTGTGTCACCTCGGTGTCCACACCACCAAGGAGCTTCGGCAGCGCTCGTCTTATGTTCTACTCCACCTGGCCGTGTTTCAGCGCTGTTTCTTCTACCATAGAAGAAGGACAAGAGTGGCCACATACTGAACAGCCACTCACGCAACATTATCGTCGACTGCTACAGGTATTGGCGCAACGCGTGGCCTGAACACAGCGGGGAGGACACGGGCAAGTTTGTGCCGAGAAAGTGAGTGTCCGCGAAACCACAGTCTTCACGGTGaagagggaggtcaaagcttcacATTTTTCGGTTGccaaactgtcgacgccctcgcgaaaagGCCCACGAAATGCTATGAAGACAAcacgcagcacgaagtatgacagctTCCCGTCGTGCGCGCTGAGGTcacgtgtgcacgatttctttcgtcGCAACGAGATGCCGATGGTCGAGAGGATAACTAAGGAGCTCTCGCAACGTATGAATCTGCCGTAAGCGGTTTACTGTCCGTCGCTTTCTTGCCGAGATTGACGTCAAGCACTAGAAGAGGAGCCGCAACTCGCTGCTTATCGACTGGGATGACATGGCCGAATGACGGCATTGTTGTCTTCGTGATGTTGAGCGCTATCGGGCGGAAGACCGAAAGATCTTCCTGGAAGAGACAGGGGTGACGGCGGGACACATTTGGTCGATCTTGTGGACAGACGCCGTGATGCGGAAGAGCAGACGCCTGTACACTCGTGTAAACGGCATGTCAACGGGTATGAAACAACGTTTTgggaaaggccagcgcctgatcaTGACGCACCTCGGCCGCGAGGACGGCTTTGTCGACCACTGCTTGGATGCATTCCGAGGCCAAAAAAGAGGCGACTACCACCAAGAAATGGACGGCAGTCGCTTCGAGTGATGGTTTAATGATGTTTTGAAGAAGCTGCCTGCTATTAGCGTCATTGTTTGaacaatgcaccttaccattcccggcgAGAAGAGGAATTACCAACGagagcttggaagaaggaaaaaaattcaggagtggctcaaaactaaaaaaaattgccgacgattacgttacttcctaatgcgaaatttgagcgcagcaaataagctgtttcaccttttcgatagattgaggcaaagaaatccagcaacacatgtatgcgctatcacagaattttttttttatttttcacacgtattcctttaacaaagactccactaacagttcttgacagtcatg
The sequence above is a segment of the Dermacentor variabilis isolate Ectoservices chromosome 7, ASM5094787v1, whole genome shotgun sequence genome. Coding sequences within it:
- the LOC142587010 gene encoding iris-like; the protein is MAASSLGNSVLNFSVDLYKQLVAKDQRDGNIFFSPVSISAALSMALGGARSDTAEELSAVLHVDADEVHSHFASFFSKLPDYAAGVKLNIANRMYAEQTFPVLSSYAELLGDKYNTTIESVDFTNKYESVRQVVNSSVEKATVSIIRGLLPSGTVDPMTTLVLLNDIYFKGLWSSQFNSKYTRTYDFHLDSRNKTQVEMMFQESSFSMGHSDDMEVEALEIPYHGSKTSMVLLLPRDIEGLSKLEERLTALALSKMLENMRRCSDVKLYLPKFKLEQAVSLKAKLQVMGINDFFGPAVDLSAISDAGKLVAIDVIHKAFVEVNEEGTEAAAATAADIVRCSLTIPTEERKFVVDRPFMFLIRSHDPEVVLFIGSVHRL